The Silurus meridionalis isolate SWU-2019-XX chromosome 6, ASM1480568v1, whole genome shotgun sequence genome contains the following window.
gtgtgtgtgtgtggattgggacacgcccacattcCTTTACCTCTGTAGAGTTTGTTAAAGGCCGGAGTGTTGAAGGGCTCCAGCAGGTGTGAGAATTCAGGGTGGGGTAAACCACTAgaacgtcacacacacacacacacacacacacacacacacacacacacacacacacacacagcactgttactgttattactcctctggatcctctcaaggtttatttttattattattattattcaagaaaaaaataaagaataaaaataaagaaaacagaagaagGGAAATCATCTCTCAGGCCGTGTCCTAACAGCCCTCAGTGCACTTCTGCTACTCACTTGTTAGGGACACTGCTGAAGATCTCTCTGACCCACTGCTCCAGTGTGTCCAGCGTCTCTGAGGGACAGAGGACAGGAGACACACGTTAGGGGTAACGTGCTCCCTGGGACAAAAGACTTGGGTCACACTTGAAGTGCTAGCAGCTAGCTAGGGCAAATACTGATTAGCAAGTGTGTGTAGCACAGAAATGAGATGTTAGCATTAGCATACTTGCCTTTAGACTGCACGGCTAGCGTCATGTAGTGAGCGGAGTAGTGCCTCTTCCAAAACTTTCTCAGACGCTTGTACACGTTTATCTTGTTTTTCTTCGGCTCTGTCTTCAGCGTCTGTGTGTTCCCTAgcacaataaaatacacagcGTCTAGACTACAGCATTTatatttgggacacagcccaaAACAGGTCTGTTAGCATAAAGAGCACgttagcaaacaaaaataaaagaattgcaAAGAGAGAGACGggaagatgagtgtgtgagggggACACGCCCCAGGGGGGAAAGTTACCCCAGAGGAACTTGGCCATGGGGTGATGAGGCCTAGCCAGACTGCCGAACAGCATCTCCTTACGGTGCGAGTCCGAGGGCTTCGCTAACTGGAACTctacaactcacacacacacacacacacacacacacactgtataacatGTTTATACAAATGGTCCCTGTCCGTTAATGATATGCTAATAAGATGTTAATAACATGCTAATGTGTGGTCACAGTGCCTAATGCAGGTTCTCACCGCTGTCCACTGCCTCCACTTCCCTCTCAATAGCATCTCTGATCATCAGGGGGCAGATGAAGAACTGAGCCCACCTGAAACACAACACACCTCACAGTGAGTCCTGATCTACATCTAATCTAACCTACAGTCCTGATTCTAATCTACAGCCCTGACTCTAATCTGATTCTGACTCTAATCTACAGTCCTGATTCTAATCTACAGCCCTGACTCTAATCTGATTCTGACTCTAATCTACAGTCCTGATTCTAATCTACAGCCCTGATTCTAATCTGATTCTGAGTCTAATCTACAGTCCAGATTCTAATTTACAGCCCTGACTGTAATCTGATTCTGAGTCTAATCTACAGTCCAGATTCCAATTTACAGTTTTGACTCTAATCTACAGCTCTTACTCCAATCTCTAAAAATCTGACTCTATTTCATGTTTCAGACTCTAATCCACGACTCGAGGTGCGTTTACTTTGCGAGTCAGGTGTGATGGACCTGCTGTACCTATCGAGTGCTTCTCGAAATCTCTTCCTCTGCACGTCGAACTGGAACACGGTCCTCTCACAGTCGGTGGAGGCGTTATCACTGCCGCCATGTTTCTTCAGGAACGCATCAAATCCGTTCTCACACGGGTATTTCTCACTGCCCATAAacaccactgacacacacacacacacacacacacacacacacacacaagaccgGTGTTATGATTTAGGACACAGCCCATGTAATTCAGCTCCATGTACAGAGATTAGGGAATGTTCTGGAACTGCAGTGAGGACTTTAGATACAGCAGGAAATCTGGAGCTACAGTAGAGACTACAGAGATCACAGAAGGTTCCACACGCTAACAAGATGCAGTGAGAACTAAGAGCAGAGATTAGAGCAGTACTGAGGAGAACAGGAGAGCATTCAGGACGAGGCCTGAACCTACAGAACATTCACACTGGATCAACTGCACACTTCAGTTTGCCTTATGGAACACTTATGGAACTCTTATGGAACACTTATGGAACTCTTATGGAACACTTATGGAACACTTATGGAACACGTCCTGAAGAAAcccctggattttttttgttatcttttAAACTGAAATCAAATCCCTGCACCGAGGGACAGAATGATAGAATGAtggagtgagagtgagagatgtAGTGATAGTACTGATGTAGACGAGTGAACACTCACTGTGTTCCAGAAAATGTGCAAGTCCAGGCAGGTCATCAGGGTCACTGAAACTCCCCACACTGATACACAGGGCTGCTGCtgactgtttcacacacacacacacacacacacacacacacacacacacacacacacacacacacgttagcaTATATGCTAGCCATCCTGTGGTCCATTTTATAGTTTAAGAtgaactagtgtgtgtgtgtgtgtgtgtgtgtgtgtgtgtgtgtgtgtgtgtgtgagaaatgtcACTGACCTGTTTCACtgaattcttcttcttcacctccctctcctcatcctcactgtcctgctcatcatcatcattttcctCTGACTCATCACCTGTTCCCTCTCCTGAaccatcctcctcttcttcctcatcttcctcctcttcttcctcctctatctcctcttcttcctcctcgtcatcatcctcatcctcatctgatTTCCTTTCAGAGCTGCTGAAGTCTGAGATCAGCAAAGCACGAAGGCCATTATTTAACTCAATAtacctgagagagaaaaagaaaagacattttcagagacagacagagagagggcagacagagagaagacagacaaggtgaagacagacagacagagagaagacagacagacagggagaagGCAGACAGAGacaagacagacaggcagacagagagaaggcAAACAGGGAGAAGGCAGACagaagacagacaaacacacagacagagagaggacagacaggcagacagagagaagacagacaggcagacagacagagagaaggagacagacagacagggagaagGGAGACACAGAGAAGACagataggcagacagacagagagaagacagacagacagacaggcagacagagagaagacagacaggcagacagacagagagaagacagacagacagacagacagacaggcagacagacagacagagagaagacagacagagaagacagacagagagacaggcagacagagagaagacaggcagacagacagagaaaagacagacagagagaagacagacaggcagacagagagaagacaggcatgcagacagagagaagacagacagagagaagacggcaggcagacagagagaagacagacagagagaagatagacaggcagacagagagaagacaaacagacaggcagacagatagatagaagacagacaggcagacagatggctAGAAGACAGGCAGTGAGGAGTAAATATGAGAGGACATGTGATAGAAATATGATCTGTAGTCGTCTACTGTCCTGTAACCAGAAACCTGCAGTGAGATGAGTGAAGCTCTCTCCACTTCCTGTTCCCCCCTGTCCTTATTTGGTCATTGTTTCCTGTCCTGTTGATTCCTTCattaatctgttctaaatgttctgAAGGCTCTCACTCCTCCTTCAGCACAGATAAGTGAGGTGGTACCTGTACTGTTTGGGGTCACTGGGTGATTTGATGATGTCATCGTCCCCTCGGTTCTCCGGCTGTACCAGGCTGGGGTTTGGTTCTGCTCGGTCCGGAGCAGCGCTCTGAACCGACACACTCTGCTTCGACTTACTGTGCATCTCACCACCGCCAAGTGTGTACTAcccccagagagagagagagagagtgagagagagagagagagagagagagagtgagagagagagagagagagagagagagagagtgagagagagagagaggagagagagagagagagagagagagagagagagagagagagagagagagagagagtgagaagagagagagagtgagagagagagagaggtgagaaagagagagagtgagaaagagagagagaaagagagagagagaagagagagagagaaagagagagagagaaagagagagaaagagagaggagaaagagagagagagaaagagagagagcgagagagagagagagagagtgagaaagagagagagagagagagagagagaagtgacaCCAGGGACAGTGtttcacacgcacgcacacacacacacactagtactcatatatttacatacacacactaacacacatatatacacaaacaaacacacacacacacacactaatactaatatatacaaacacacaaacacacacacacacacacacacacacacacacacacactaatactaatatatacaaacacacaaacacacacactcacacacacacacacacacttcgacATCATGAACATGTGTATGGAAGAACGTGGAAATCTCGCGCCCTACCGACCTGAGCGGTGCGCGCGAGCGGAAGTCTGCTCCAGCACGTGCGCGTCAGGATTCTCCTGAGCATGTCACACTATTTACATGTCACGAGCacaatgttttattacagtcttacacacacacacacacacacacacacacacacacacacacacacacactcatatttacCTCGTCCAGACTTCGCCCTGCTCCTCTGACTGAAACCCCGGTAACAAGCCCGAGTCTGATTGGCTTAGCGCTGATGTAATggtgaattctgattggtctgaGTTTCAGCACGCGGTAACTGTGGTGTGATTGTGCTCgtgcaaatatataatataagacAGGAACTGATTGATTATCgatcaaatattaaatgtttgtttccgtgttgtgcaaaaataaacactttgtggtctttattatattcatgaatatagaatttattttcagtatcAGGTTACAGTGTGTCatttctgtataaatataaatcactgACATTACAGACAGAAAGTGAAGATCATCTGCTGGAAAACAGGAGAAAAACAAGAGAAATGATGAGAATCATAAGTCCCCTGTTGCAGATCCTCTATCTCACCACCAGGAGGCGCACTCGGGAAAATGTATGAAAGTTTGAGTTTATGTAATAATTTATCCAGAAAATAAAACGTGGCGCGATTATTGCCATGAAACTCTGACATTTCTCTTAAAAGCGTTAATTTACTCCGATCACATTTAGAGCAAAGCGAATCAGCCTGCATTCTGCGATACCTTTCGTTAGGCCGAAACTTTCAAGTGAAATCTGCCGTATTATGAATATGTCACGCTGTAACAACAACAGAGACGGTTTTACTAACCCTAGAGTAGGACGATAACATGTTTATTTCACAGTAAAGTACGTGTGAAGATGATCAGGAGCACCGACATTCACCTCAGACATAAACGTGTTGAAAAACGactcaccatcatcacactttaAACTGAAACGGTGGCGTGTCACTGAAACACGTCTGACGTCAAACAGAACATTtgtataaacgtgtgttgtgattagttttgttgttgtttgtagtTGTACGGATTGAAGGACGTGTGTGACGTTTACAGTGAGAACACTGTCGCTAGGCAACTGAGAATCCCAGACGCTGAGTAGGATCTGTAACCTCGCTAATAACCTCGCAGTACCTAGCTAGCAGGAGAAATACTCAACTTTTATACCGAGAGCAACGATAAAAACCTCTCGGGATGATTCAGAATGTCAACGTTTACCGCTGACATGTTTATAAATGACGGAGAGAAGGATCCCACAGTAATTACACCAGCATCAAACCTCTAACATGCTATAAAACACACGCTAACAAACGTTTCGGCCATtttgagattttatttatttatttatgtgttcgTGCCTGATGAGGACACACGGTGATGAATGATGATGTGGAGGAagtggagtgagagagaggagggggagGAAAAAGACACCGTCACAATcgtcattacacacacacacacacacacacacacacacacacacacacacacacacacacacatgtatatacgAGCGAGCGAGCACGCGGGAGGAGTCGGTGAGGATTTTCCCTGCTGCTCGAATTGCATTCTCTGCTTTTCTCCTCCATCTGGTGACAACTAGAGCTGCATCCTAaagcacgcgcacgcacacacacgtgcacacacacacacacacacacacacacacacacactgctgcagtCCTGTCACGTCCTCGCGCCTCCATCCGCTTCAGCGCAGAGCAGAAGAAGAGCAATGCATCGTATGAGAACGCGTGTGCGGCTCAACCAGAGCGACATGGAGAACATCAGTGACCACGGTGAGcattcaccaacacacacacacacacacacacacacacacacacacacacacacacacacacacacggtggaatgctctgtgtgtgtgttacattgcTGCGCATACGATCGAGCTCATAAATGACTCAGGGCTTTGTCCCAAATACGCATAATACAGCATTTATAGCGTCTTATAAGACATGCATGTGATATGTAAGGTGTATTTCTGAGACATGGCCCGTCTGTTCATCTCGAACACTTAATCAATAAATCACAGACGTCTTGTATCTGCCTCTCGAACTGCCATGTTTATCTCCAACGGGAAAAAAACCTTACGAAGGCTCTCCAGGATCTCTACCTCAAGAGTTGAACATCTTCTTGCTCTGGTCCGGGCTCCATTTCAGCACCGGAGGCATGTTTAATCTCCATCGATCCGCCACTGGTTTTATTCTCCTCACATCCCTGCTGCTGCTCGCATTAGCTAATGAGggaggagagcgagagagatttCCCACAAGGAGATTCTTTAATATTCCTGAGTCATTTATAGCCGCCTAGCAAACTCTGCCGAGGCCCCGCAGGGACGGTGAAGCCTTCGGACTGCAGCAGGATGGTGGGCGTACGGGTTTATCTGGCGCTGTTCAGAGCTGCACACACGGACCTGTCAGTCTGCATTAGCAGGAAAGGGATATTTGCAGAGGTGATTATGCTAATCGCGATATGTTATTCTCTTTGTTGTTGGTTTCCAGTGCAGTGAAGGAGCTCCCGATGTCGTCCACATTCGGAGCAACGATGCTGTGGGTGGTCCTGCTGAGCAGCCTCAGCATCGCTCTCGTCCGGACGACTCCCATCCCTCTGCTGGATGAATCGGAGGAAATCGACGAACCTTGTTTTCATCCCTGCTACTGCGAGGTGAAAGAGGGTCTGTTCCACGTCCACTGCGATGGCAAAGGTTTCACTAACATCAGCCAGGTAGCTCAATCCTGGATCAGACCTTTTAAGTTGTACCTGCAGAAGAACAACCTGCGCAAGCTTTACTTTAACAACTTCCTGCACCTGAACAACGCCATAGGCGTGAACCTGGGCAATAACGCACTGCAGGATATCCAAGCGGGTGCATTTAATGGACTGAGCTCGCTGAAGAGACTGTACCTACATGAGAACAAGCTGGAAGTGTTCCGCAATGACACGTTCCTTGGCCTGGAGAGCCTGGAATACCTGCAGGCTGACTACAATGTCATCAGGCGGATAGAGAGTGGAGCGTTTAGACACCTCAACAAACTCCGGGTGCTGATCCTCAACGACAACCTGATACCTGCGTTACCGCCTTTTCTCTTCAGATCGATCTCTCTTACACACCTGGACCTCAGAGGAAATCGCCTGAAGACTATGAGCTACCGAGGAACGCTGGAGTACATCGGGAGAAACCTGATGGAGATCCAGTTGGAGGAGAACCCATGGAACTGTGCATGTGATATCGTCCAGCTGCGGGCCTGGCTGGAAAGAATACCATACACGTCTGTGGTGGGAGAGATCACGTGCGAGTATCCTTTCCATCTGCATGGTAAAGATCTCAGAGAGATCAAACAGCGCGAGCTCTGCCCGACACTGACGGACGCAGAAGTTGAGGCCAATCTAGGAATCCCTCATTCAGCAGGAAGAGCAAGACCCACAAAACCCTCATCAATGTTCTCTGCAAACCAGAACACGGCATCGTCTGTGGAACAGAAGAACCTGAAACCAACGCGAAGGCCGAGACCCTCGAAAACCCCACCCACTCCACGCAGTATTTATCCAAACCATCCTCCAATTGCTGGATACGAGACGAGGCCACCCATTCCTATCATCTGCCCCATTGGGTGCACCTGCAACTTGCACATCAATGACCTCGGTCTGACCGTAAACTGCAAGGAGAACGGATTTCACAACGTTTCGGAGCTAACGCCACGGCCGCTTAATGCAAAGAAGCTCTACCTGAGCGGGAATCTGATCCAGAAAATACACAGGTCTGACTTTTGGAATTTTTCCAGTCTGGATTTGTTACACTTGGGAAATAACCAAATATTTTACGTCCAGGACGGTGCTTTTGGAAATTTACCCAATTTACGCAGCCTGTATCTAAACGGAAATAACATCGAGAAGCTAACGGCGGACATGTTTCACGGCCTGCAGAATCTCCACTACGTGTATTTTGAGTATAACGAGATAAAGGAAGTTCAGCCGGCGGCGTTTAGCTCTATGCCTGCACTTCAGCTTTTGTTTCTGAATAACAACCTTCTACATTCGCTTCCTGTAGGCGCATTCGAGGGAACTTCGCTCGCTCGGCTCAACCTGCGCAACAATTACTTCCCTCACCTGCCAGTGGGCGGGGTTTTAGAGCACCTGCACGCTGTGGTGCAGATCGACCTGAATCAGAACCCCTGGGATTGTGCATGTGAGATCGTTCCGCTGAAACAGTGGTTGGATACGCTAAGCTCTGTGGTGATTGTGGGCGAGGTGCTGTGTAAGACGCCAGATGCCATGTTGGGAAAGGATCTGCGCTCTTTGAGCCCGGAGGCGATTTGCCCCGAGCTTTTAAAATCGTCCTCGTCTCCagatgaaaaagaaatggaGTTTATGCCTTCGTTCCCCCCTAAAGCTGTCATTCCTCTTTCTGTGCTCGTCCTCAGCCTTGTCGTTCTTTTCGTTTCCTCGTTCTTTGCTGCTGCGGCGCTTTGCACGTTTATTATGAAAAAACGTGACAAGCTTccatttaggaagcaggaagaGGGGGGGCTAACAGGAATTCAAATGGAGTGTGGAATATTTACAGAAACTCCGCCGACCCTTCCTGAAACCCCGCCCTCTAACCATGTCTACGAATGCATCTCTGTACCAGCTTCTCAATGTGCAGCTTATGAGCGGGGGCGAGAGGGGGCAGGGGCTTTAGGGCTTCGCAAGGAGGAAGCGGGGCCTTTAGAAAGCAAGCTGGATGGGACAGATTGTAGCGAGAGCAGTGCCAATTACAGAACGGTGCTtgagaaagaggaggagtgGACAACTATAGTCAGCCACGCCCCCATCAACACCGTGACGGATATCGCCGGTTTCCATGGGAACGGTATCCTCTGCCCGACAGTGATCGACAGCCAAGGGCCGACTCCCAAAGTGGGATTGGTGCACAGCCTTTTCGGGGCGAGCTCCTGGTTGGGCGACATAAGTCCAAAGCAAGCGGTCGGCATGGACGCAGAGGCGAGGACAGACCGTGCTAATCAAACCCCGAGCAATTACGCCAACCTCAGCGCCAGACTAAAAACCAAAATGGATTATGCTGAGGCGTTGGAGAGGTCATATCAGttttagaacattttaaataaaagtcttaACTTCCTTCTCATCTTTCTTCCAGAACGAAATAACGGAAAGACTGGATGCCACGTTGCTCTGGAGGAAACCCCTGGAAATCCTCAGACTTTTATACCAAGTGCCTTCATGAGAGCAGCCAGCAACGATGTAAAGatgattatttttatacaattacactttatttatctaaaacACAAATTTAGGGTGAAAGGACAAAGCTGCAAGAGGAAGGAGCGATGGGTCTGAACCACAGATCTCCATATTAGACACCTACGTAGCTGATGACATCATAACTTCCCATTCCGCATGATGAGGTTAGTTCACGTGTAACGTAAAGGACTCGATTTGACGGTTTATTTACAGAACCACTGGCAAGACTTTGTGACACCATACATGTATATAGGGCTAGCGGGAAGATGTGAAGAGTGTGGAATGTTGAGGTGAAGGAAGCCCTCTGCTGGTGTGAAGAAGAATCGTCACAATGTGAACAACGGTGTCACAATGACGTGTTTAGTGATGCGTACATCCCGTAAAGTCTGGGTGGGAGTGTAACTGCTGGAGAAAATGTTCGGATATAAAAGGAAGCAGATGTTAATGATAAGAACTTAAGCCGTAAGTAATGAAATTGTTGCACTGTTTGTGTAGAGTAACAATTTCACATCATCTGGTGCAACATCGTACACAACATTCAGTGATATAATCGCTACAAGCACGCAGCGCTATaagattcatttttatttctattaaagaTATCACTTTATTCATTTTGCATGAAATTTTGTGACTTATATTAGGCAGCAGTCATTTATACTCGCAGTTGTGTTATAGCGCTAACGCTAGCCGAACGGCGTCATGCATAACGACCCAAAAAACCCctctgatttatatatatttatattttccacCTGAACATTTAGCCGCTTTAGTCGAATAAAGCCTCCGGATCAGCCGTGAGAAAGCGTAGCTAGCTAGCAGTGTTTCAATAATTAGCTAGCAGACTAACCTCGCCTAATATGCTTGAGATGTAAATATTTCTTTGGAAATGCTCGTCTGGGATGCATGTTTAAACGTTAACATTACTTCAGAATATTCTGCCAGTCTTCCATATCTTGCTGCTAAGATATATACCTTCTGCTGCCAGTAGGTTTTATGCTAACGGAGGGGTAAAAATGGTTATTGGCTTCCAGGAAGAAAAAGGCGAGGAAACATTTCGGAGAATAAATTCTTTTATGCTATTCGTCAGAGAAAAGCTAATCTACAAACGCAATCAGCTACATGCCTACACACTGGCTAGCTAATAATTGGAGCTAAAGCTGGCTAATTTTAACACCATACCCCAGCTAGCATCCATGTAAAAGATCTAAACAGAAGTTAGCTATTgtacaaacagaaaacaaacatgtTAGCTAACATCAGAGAACAGTTAGCtaaagaaatgaagaagaaacagCTACGTTTCTGAGAAGTTCCCAGAGAAACGTGAGCATGGTGGTTTCAGTAAGCATAGTGCGCACTTTCTAGGGCACTAATATGGATATCTGTGGTATGAAGCCTGGTTTTATTCTCTGGGTgatttttgttgagtttgttTCATTTCGACGCTGGAGTGAGACTGTACAGTTTTTATTCCACATTAAAGCCGATCCCGGTTTGGGCCCAGGGCCTGGGGCTTGGGGCCCAGGGCCCGGCTTCCAACCTCCCTCTGCGTGCAGGAAGTGTGCTTCTATTTATTCTTCTATTTCAGTCTTATTATTCTGAATTATTCTGAATTATTCTTGCTGTAATCACGTTTCATTCACCCGTGTACGATGACTCCAACTCTCGCTTAGCCTGAACTGAATAAAGGAAGATCATCACTAAGTGCTGCTCATGCTAACGTGCACTTCTTCTCTTCCCCTAGCCACTCTGAAGTGTGCATCACCTGcttcacacttacacactcagtTAGCATACACTACACAtgcactacatcagtacctagcCACAGCTAGCTAGCATACATACTCTAGCACTCTAGCGCTCATTCTGCTAGCCTGTCTAACATACTAATCTTCTGGTTTATTGTAAAAACAATAAGAAGTTAATGAGTAAAATAAGCTAGCTGTGTAATATTAATTTCATCATAATAACTGTAGCCAGATTGCTAACTACATGCAGATTACCtttgatttagaaaaaaaacaacatctggCTAGCTGACTAGCTAGTGTGGAAATGATCAGGATAGTTGCTAGAATGATAATTAGCTGTCTGTGCTAAATATCCGGTGTGGTAAACAGTTAACATGCTAATTACCTGCCTTAATCTTTAACTAGCAGGATATTGAGATACCACCAGTTGAAGTATTGAACAATGGGTGGGGCTTACAATCGCACATGGTGGTCATGTGACCGTCCCTATTAGTGCTTTATTCCATTTCTTTGCCTTGATGTACAGTTTAGCTGCTTAGCCTCGTAGCCCAATGTCCGCTAACAAACTTGCTAAACTTGGTGTTTCATTTAGATTCAGCTAGCATGCTTATAAACCTGATTAACATCAGACTGCTAATATTATGAGAGATGAATGCTAGTTATGCTAACATTAGCCAGGGGAATGTAGCGGGAATATGGTATGTGCACTGGAATGCGTGTATGAAAGGAAGTCTAAATATATCTAAGATGTTAGGAGTTCCTCCGGATGCGCCTTTATTGATCTGTCCATGGGGCTAAAAATAGCGCAGCTAATGCTATAAGCTAAGTGTGTAAAGTTATTGAAGTGTGTGAGatttaataacacacacctgcactataACTCTGTCTTCATTAAGACCAGAGGGATTTCAGATGTCGTAATGGCTACAGCTAAACGTGTTACAAGTTAACGCTACGTGGCAGTTTTGAGCACAGTGGCGATGTGGTTATGAGCACAGTGTTATAGCAGGTGGCGATGTGGTTATGAGCGCAGAGTTATAGCAGGTGGCGATGTGGTTATGAGCGCAGTATTTTAGGGGGTGGCGATGTGGTTATGAGCGCAGTGTTATAGCAGGTGGCGATGTGGTTATGAGCGCAGTGTTATAGCAGGTGGCGATGTGGTTATTTATGCAGTGTTACAGCAGGTGGCGTGGTTATGAGCGCATTGTTATAGCAGGTGGCGATGTGGTTATGAGCGCAGTGTTACAGCAGGTGGCGATGTGGTTATGAGCGCAGTGTTATAGCAGGTGGCGATGTGGTTATTTATGCAGTGTTATAGCAGGTGGCGATGTGGTTATGAGCGCATTGTTATAGCAGGTGGCGATGTGGTTATGAGCGCAGTGTTATAGCAGGTGGCGATGTGGTTATGAGCGCAGTGTTACAGCAGGTGGCGATGTGGTTATGAGCGCAGTGTTATAGCAGGTGGCGATGTGGTTATGAGCGCAGTGTTACAGCAGGTGGCGATGTGGTTATGAGCGCAGTGTTACAGCAGGTGGCGAT
Protein-coding sequences here:
- the slitrk3b gene encoding SLIT and NTRK-like protein 3, which produces MSSTFGATMLWVVLLSSLSIALVRTTPIPLLDESEEIDEPCFHPCYCEVKEGLFHVHCDGKGFTNISQVAQSWIRPFKLYLQKNNLRKLYFNNFLHLNNAIGVNLGNNALQDIQAGAFNGLSSLKRLYLHENKLEVFRNDTFLGLESLEYLQADYNVIRRIESGAFRHLNKLRVLILNDNLIPALPPFLFRSISLTHLDLRGNRLKTMSYRGTLEYIGRNLMEIQLEENPWNCACDIVQLRAWLERIPYTSVVGEITCEYPFHLHGKDLREIKQRELCPTLTDAEVEANLGIPHSAGRARPTKPSSMFSANQNTASSVEQKNLKPTRRPRPSKTPPTPRSIYPNHPPIAGYETRPPIPIICPIGCTCNLHINDLGLTVNCKENGFHNVSELTPRPLNAKKLYLSGNLIQKIHRSDFWNFSSLDLLHLGNNQIFYVQDGAFGNLPNLRSLYLNGNNIEKLTADMFHGLQNLHYVYFEYNEIKEVQPAAFSSMPALQLLFLNNNLLHSLPVGAFEGTSLARLNLRNNYFPHLPVGGVLEHLHAVVQIDLNQNPWDCACEIVPLKQWLDTLSSVVIVGEVLCKTPDAMLGKDLRSLSPEAICPELLKSSSSPDEKEMEFMPSFPPKAVIPLSVLVLSLVVLFVSSFFAAAALCTFIMKKRDKLPFRKQEEGGLTGIQMECGIFTETPPTLPETPPSNHVYECISVPASQCAAYERGREGAGALGLRKEEAGPLESKLDGTDCSESSANYRTVLEKEEEWTTIVSHAPINTVTDIAGFHGNGILCPTVIDSQGPTPKVGLVHSLFGASSWLGDISPKQAVGMDAEARTDRANQTPSNYANLSARLKTKMDYAEALERSYQF